The nucleotide sequence ATCTCGTTTATGAATTTTTCAGACAGTTGCTTCGAGGAATtccagaaagaagaagacgatggcgATGGTTGAAGAGTGTTAcgctgatgatgaagaggatgagCTGGTTGGCTTTGGATTTAGTCCTTCAGAAGAAGAGCTCATACGCGATTACCTTCTGTCTAAGCTTGGCTTTGACCAAGACCAACGAAACAAGATCTTCACATTATAGAAGACAAGGAAAACAGCTACGCAGAAAAGCCATGGCAGCTTAATCACACAAAGAATAATATCTTTAAACCTAACGAGTGGTTTTACTTTGTGAAACGGAACCGCAAAGTAAAAGGTTGGAAAGACACTGGAGGGTTGAAATATGTAAATGTCGTGTCGAGAAAGACCGGTAGAGTGATTGGGAAGAAGAGGAATCTCAGCTTCTACGTCAAGAGCAAACCGAGTGGTTGGACCATGACTGAGTATTCTTCATTCATCTATGAACAAATCCTTCCGAAACCAAGTTCTCTGCCACCACCTCAAAGGACCATGATCATTCTGCTTGGTGAATCTCAAAGAATGATTATGGAAGACGATAGCTTtgcttctctttatttttaagtaGTTAGTTATTTCATAAATTATGTTTCGTTGAAGGTGTTCTTTCgttatcttaattaattattatgcCACCTTTTTAAGTCAAAGGAAAGGCTcagatataaatttgttttgtatatttcaATTCAAGATACAAAAGATCATTCAAGCGTTGCTGTTTTTAAAATCGGACCGGTAACTGAACCGGGAAAGTTTTTGGATCATGAGTCAACATGGTTCGACCCGGGTTGATCgggttcaattgattttgatgatatttttataaataataggtaTGAATAGGTTTTCTATTCTTTTTCAATGATTataactatgatataattggatatgccaaataaaatacttcaataatcataatgttttttaaaaaccttaaaaagtaataaactcaAAGTGTAACAAATTCAAAGTGTAACCAGTACTAATAAAANNNNNNNNNNNNNNNNNNNNNNNNNNNNNNNNNNNNNNNNNNNNNNNNNNNNNNNNNNNNNNNNNNNNNNNNNNNNNNNNNNNNNNNNNNNNNNNNNNNNNNNNNNNNNNNNNNNNNNNNNNNNNNNNNNNNNNNNNNNNNNNNNNNNNNNNNNNNNNNNNNNNNNNNNNNNNNNNNNNNNNNNNNNNNNNNNNNNNNNNNNNNNNNNNNNNNNNNNNNNNNNNNNNNNNNNNNNNNNNNNNNNNNNNNNNNNNNNNNNNNNNNcaatgtttttaaaaccggaccggtaaCTGAACCGGGAAAGCTTCTGGGTCATGAGTCAACATGGTTCGACCGGGGTTGACCgggttcaattgattttgatgatacttttataaataataggtatgaataggttttctatttttttcaatgattataactatgatataattggatatgccaaataaaatacttcaataatcataatattttaaaaaaaaccttaaaaagtaataaattcaAAGTGTAACAAACTCAAAGTGTAACCagtactaataaaatattttagaaattcaaatttaaaaacaataagagaataagagTGTAGAACATTCAATCTTCATTCTCTAAGAAACCCTACTATTGCTAATTTACtaagaagaaaactagaaaaggtaattaattaaattaattgcactcatttttacaaaaaaaaaagtagaacccggttttatccggtttaatggttcaccggtttttggttttttggcggGTTGATATAGTTTTTTACCAGTTcaatttcttttgggttttgatattaaccCAACCCGGACATGTTGCCGGTTCACGGGTTAACATGGTTCGACCGccggtccggtccggttttgaaaacattggTTGCAAGTTTTCACACATGTTGTTTTTCAACCttttcaaggttttttttatgCCACCTTAATTTTTAGGTCAAGGAGAGTCTCAGATGTTTTCTAGTTATATTTCAAGACACATAGGTCATTCAAAAGTCAAAGATGTTTTCCTCTTGTATCCAGGAAGACACAGTAAGGGCATCcttaatgggagaacttttttttgtgttcttagattaaatatatagtgaaaataatctaagatcagttgttaagatcataggtaaaaaaaataggGGAACTAATTATGAtgttcttagaataaatatatagtgaaaataatgtaaactTTCATATGTTATAAACTTTTACTACAAGAatctgattttatttcataaataaagTTGTCACCAAAGATACAAGAGTACATGTAAATGAGAACATTTTTGATCTTCAGGCCTAGAGGACGTAGCAGAAGTAAACATTAATCTAAACCAGGGTCGAAGCTGTATGATTTGCCTTGAAGTAGATAATCATTAGACTGATTGCAAACCAAAATCATCAATGTTGAGTCACGGACGCTAGTCGATGAAGTCTTTTATTAAAGCCAACTTAGTTTGCATTATTAGCCTACAAGCCTTGaacagacagagagagaaatagCATAACAATGGGAGTCTGCAACCAGAATGCATCAGGATCTCTGGCTAACCTTGCCTCCTGTCAGCTTTGCCGACTCAAACAACATGTGATTGATTAGTCCCCGAGCAGCACTGCCAAATGTTATATCAGAGAATTTTTTTGCATTACATGCCTCAATGAACAAGTTGGACATCTGATACTGATCTAATCAGTAATCACAAGGTTCTCTACCAGTATATAACATTCACTAAAGATTGGggagaaaaaaaactcactcaTCTTTAAGCTTCTGAATCTTCTCAGGGTCTGTCTCATTCATGTGTTTCTTAAACTGTTGCCTCACCATACCAACCACTAGCTCAGTGTTGTGTTGCTGCATAACACAAACGAGTAAACAGAACAAAGTTCAGTTCCTATATCTCCTCCAATCCAGGATATCTAATCCTATAAGAAAAGCACAAATCTCTTTCTCGTGGAATCAAAACACAAGTGCTGATAAGATATCAGTCTCGACCTTGTGTCGCAATAAGAACCCTAGACCAGATGAACTACTGTTATTATTACCCTTTCTACCAAACGACCTAAGATCCAAACCAGTTGGAACCATTACAAAAGCCAGGAC is from Camelina sativa cultivar DH55 chromosome 20, Cs, whole genome shotgun sequence and encodes:
- the LOC104772346 gene encoding NAC domain-containing protein 35-like, encoding MAMVEECYADDEEDELVGFGFSPSEEELIRDYLLYAEKPWQLNHTKNNIFKPNEWFYFVKRNRKVKGWKDTGGLKYVNVVSRKTGRVIGKKRNLSFYVKSKPSGWTMTEYSSFIYEQILPKPSSLPPPQRTMIILLGESQRMIMEDDSFASLYF